Proteins from one Impatiens glandulifera chromosome 2, dImpGla2.1, whole genome shotgun sequence genomic window:
- the LOC124925657 gene encoding precursor of CEP9-like, with protein MAYSQHIYTCVLSFMLLSFISNQLVEGRQLKHMKKGNQISFKDESKTKVQTNKGFSVDNDTNGPKHDLPRVNHEFSGKQEMPTSEKPYHSPALDESDAGYKDDFRPTTPGISPGVGHSFPPRENDDKTMQQTRGVGVRHVMTGNADDFRPTGPGHSPGVGHSLHNTVKDR; from the coding sequence ATGGCCTATAGCCAACACATCTATACTTGTGTTCTCAGTTTTATGTTACTTTCATTCATAAGTAATCAACTTGTGGAGGGAAGACAACTAAAACATATGAAGAAAGGTAACCAAATTTCCTTTAAAGATGAAAGCAAAACAAAGGTACAAACCAACAAAGGTTTCAGTGTAGACAACGACACCAATGGTCCAAAACACGATCTCCCTAGAGTTAACCATGAATTTTCAGGAAAACAAGAAATGCCCACATCTGAGAAACCTTACCACAGCCCGGCCCTTGATGAATCTGATGCAGGATATAAAGATGATTTCCGACCCACAACCCCTGGTATCAGCCCTGGAGTTGGCCATTCTTTTCCTCCACGGGAGAATGATGACAAGACCATGCAACAAACTAGAGGAGTGGGGGTCAGACATGTAATGACGGGAAATGCAGATGATTTCCGACCCACTGGACCAGGTCACAGCCCCGGTGTTGGCCATTCCTTACATAATACAGTTAAGGACAGATGA